A window from Cellvibrio zantedeschiae encodes these proteins:
- a CDS encoding LPS-assembly lipoprotein LptE, with protein sequence MKKIIALALITLGLTACGWHIRGSVELPKQLSNLYVSATDSKGALITDVRQLLKTNRVKLAEKSADANYSLNILEETKDRHTAGVGGDELSSAYEITLKANYEIHLKNTNQTIKGSAISVRNFNYNTAAINSATQEELLLEQEMRRDLAQQILRRLSSVVANPPSEKSKPNKSPKPTESSSSETSNGKTAP encoded by the coding sequence ATGAAAAAAATTATCGCTCTGGCATTAATTACATTGGGTCTCACTGCTTGTGGCTGGCACATTCGCGGCTCCGTTGAGTTACCCAAACAATTATCCAACTTGTATGTTTCTGCCACCGATAGCAAAGGCGCACTCATCACCGATGTGCGTCAACTGTTAAAAACCAATCGCGTCAAACTGGCTGAAAAATCCGCAGACGCGAATTATTCGCTTAACATTTTAGAAGAAACCAAAGATCGCCACACTGCCGGTGTGGGCGGCGATGAACTGAGTAGCGCTTACGAAATCACGCTCAAGGCGAACTACGAAATTCATTTAAAAAACACTAACCAAACGATTAAAGGCTCCGCAATTAGCGTGCGTAACTTTAACTACAACACCGCAGCCATCAACAGTGCTACGCAAGAAGAGTTATTGCTAGAGCAGGAAATGCGCCGCGATTTGGCACAACAAATTTTGCGCCGCTTAAGCTCAGTCGTTGCCAATCCACCGAGCGAAAAAAGCAAACCTAATAAATCACCCAAACCTACCGAATCCTCGTCCAGCGAGACCAGCAATGGCAAAACTGCGCCCTGA
- the axe2C gene encoding bifunctional acetylxylan esterase/glucomannan deacetylase AxeC2 gives MRKLFSFSASCLAIYFSLACVVTQAQELTVNSISATDRSIATMGRIVKNADGSAQFAFPGVSFFINFEGKKLSLDAMSSGGQNYIEAIVDGGQPKIIKLSAKEEHIDLVESAVAQKHRVQIIHRSETWHGVVSFKKFTTDGKFSEAPALPKLKIMVLGDSVTCSEAIDRVDGGKKDTSWWNPRLSYGMLTANAFNAQVNLVCMGGRGLIRSWNGKTDENNLPDFYQFALATDKDPIKWDHSQYDPDLIISAIGTNDFSSGIPDRETYVNTYVKLLLSLLTNHKHAQIVLMEGSILDGDKKAALIGYLNEAKKRVDDKRVHIVKANHYPGDKTDGHPTKEQHALMAKDLIPQVKAIMKW, from the coding sequence ATGCGTAAACTTTTTTCATTCTCCGCAAGCTGTCTGGCAATTTATTTCAGTTTGGCTTGTGTAGTTACTCAAGCGCAGGAGCTTACAGTGAACTCTATTTCCGCAACTGATCGCAGCATCGCAACTATGGGACGCATTGTCAAAAATGCCGATGGTAGCGCGCAATTTGCATTTCCTGGAGTTAGTTTTTTTATCAACTTTGAAGGAAAAAAATTATCACTCGACGCAATGAGTAGCGGCGGCCAGAATTATATCGAAGCCATTGTTGACGGCGGCCAACCCAAGATCATTAAGTTATCGGCAAAAGAAGAACATATTGATCTGGTAGAAAGTGCAGTTGCGCAAAAGCACAGAGTTCAAATTATCCATCGCTCGGAAACCTGGCACGGCGTGGTAAGTTTTAAAAAATTCACAACCGATGGAAAATTTTCAGAAGCACCAGCATTACCAAAACTTAAAATAATGGTACTGGGCGACTCGGTAACTTGTAGCGAAGCTATTGATCGTGTTGACGGAGGCAAGAAAGATACAAGCTGGTGGAATCCGCGCTTATCCTACGGCATGCTCACCGCCAACGCTTTCAATGCTCAAGTGAATCTGGTGTGCATGGGTGGACGTGGTTTAATTCGCAGCTGGAATGGTAAAACCGATGAAAACAATTTACCGGACTTTTATCAATTTGCACTTGCCACCGATAAAGATCCGATTAAATGGGATCACTCCCAATATGACCCGGATTTAATTATCAGTGCTATAGGCACAAATGATTTCAGCTCTGGCATTCCCGACCGCGAAACCTACGTCAACACCTACGTTAAATTATTGCTAAGCTTACTGACCAATCATAAACACGCACAAATTGTTTTAATGGAAGGTTCTATTTTAGATGGCGATAAAAAAGCAGCATTAATTGGTTATCTTAACGAAGCCAAAAAACGTGTAGACGACAAACGTGTGCACATAGTGAAGGCAAACCACTATCCCGGCGACAAAACTGACGGGCACCCCACCAAAGAACAACATGCATTAATGGCAAAAGATTTGATCCCGCAAGTTAAAGCTATAATGAAGTGGTAA
- a CDS encoding efflux RND transporter permease subunit: MSNMFASVQNKVSSFYQSTIIKRPFAVLAGLFALTVLAIIGLPNFKLDASADSLTLEHDTTIDYFREINQRYQRGDFLVVTYSPKADMFSDESINTLKSLRDDLAKVEGVQSVNSMIDVPLIYSPMRSLAEQKESTRTLLTPDIDRAQAKQEFLSSPIYRNMLLSPDGKTTALLINLDVNNHAIELVRKRDALRAKRDAESLTPAEQEELKQVAAEYLVLRTEAAATDSARVEVVRQIAQKYRDHAEIFLGGVTMITSDMLTYIKSDLVVFGAVLVAFIILVLAVIFRQWRFIILPLGTCLISVALMLGWLSWIDWRLTVISSNFVALLLIMAFAFTIYVVVRYREIHAQHPDWEQADLVMATARAMVEPCLFSALTTIVAFMSLVMSGIRPVIDFGWMMTIGLTVAFILSFVVVPAGLMLLPKGEPKDSGDKSAKLTLPFSRIAEFHGGTVIAVTVLLSLVSIWGLSKLEVENRFIDYFHSDSEIYRGLSVIDKQLGGTATLEIIIDAPKVAASEAPVAGEAEEDPFAEPAAKPQADAAESDDPFADVSSAGETKPKVNSYWFSVSGLDQIKQLHDYLESLPEVGKVQSLAISYQVAQDINGGKLNDFELGVMRSALSKDIQNILIAPYLSDEKQQARITLRVKETTPNLRRAELVERIRHYAIDEAKLQPEQVHFTGMLTLYNNMLASLFESQIKTIFVVFISIVLMMLLLFRSLSIALIAIFPNILAAGIVLGGMGLAKIPMDMMTTTIAAIVVGVGVDQAIQYIYRFKEEFAQCGNYIESMHRSHASIGRAMFYSSATIVIGFSILALSQFIPSIYFGVLTSFAMFTAIIGTLTLLPKLILMFKPLGAEKV, encoded by the coding sequence ATGTCTAACATGTTCGCCAGTGTGCAAAATAAAGTATCTTCTTTTTATCAATCCACCATCATTAAGCGTCCCTTCGCCGTGTTAGCGGGGCTGTTCGCTTTAACTGTCCTGGCAATTATTGGCTTGCCCAATTTTAAATTGGATGCCTCTGCCGATTCGCTTACGCTTGAGCATGACACCACGATTGATTACTTCCGCGAAATTAACCAGCGCTACCAGCGCGGCGATTTTTTGGTGGTGACCTATTCACCCAAAGCAGACATGTTTTCTGATGAATCAATTAATACGCTTAAAAGCCTGCGCGATGATTTAGCGAAAGTTGAAGGTGTGCAAAGCGTCAATTCCATGATTGATGTTCCGCTCATTTACAGCCCTATGCGTTCACTGGCTGAACAAAAAGAATCAACGCGTACGCTGTTAACACCCGACATTGATCGTGCACAAGCTAAACAAGAATTTTTAAGCAGTCCGATTTATCGCAATATGCTGTTGAGCCCTGATGGCAAAACCACTGCGCTCCTAATCAATCTTGATGTAAACAACCACGCCATTGAGTTGGTGCGCAAACGCGATGCCCTGCGTGCAAAACGCGATGCAGAATCATTGACTCCCGCTGAACAGGAAGAACTGAAACAAGTAGCCGCAGAATATTTGGTGTTACGTACCGAAGCAGCTGCAACTGACAGCGCGCGTGTTGAAGTGGTGCGCCAGATTGCCCAAAAATATCGCGATCACGCGGAAATATTTTTGGGCGGTGTGACCATGATTACCTCGGATATGCTCACCTACATTAAAAGTGATTTGGTTGTCTTTGGTGCGGTGTTGGTTGCGTTCATTATTCTTGTGCTCGCCGTTATTTTTCGTCAATGGCGTTTTATTATTTTGCCACTGGGTACTTGTTTAATTTCAGTTGCCTTGATGTTGGGATGGTTGAGCTGGATTGACTGGCGTTTAACTGTGATCTCTTCCAACTTTGTGGCGCTGCTTTTGATTATGGCGTTTGCGTTTACCATTTATGTGGTGGTGCGCTATCGCGAAATTCACGCGCAGCATCCAGATTGGGAGCAAGCAGATTTAGTCATGGCAACTGCGAGAGCAATGGTTGAGCCCTGTTTATTTTCCGCATTAACAACAATTGTTGCATTTATGTCGCTAGTGATGAGCGGCATTCGTCCGGTAATCGATTTTGGTTGGATGATGACAATCGGTTTAACGGTTGCATTTATTTTGTCTTTTGTAGTTGTGCCTGCAGGTTTGATGTTGTTGCCAAAAGGTGAACCTAAAGATAGTGGCGATAAATCTGCAAAATTAACCCTGCCATTTTCACGTATTGCAGAGTTTCACGGTGGTACGGTTATAGCAGTAACGGTTTTGCTTTCGCTGGTTTCTATTTGGGGATTAAGCAAGCTGGAAGTGGAAAACCGTTTTATTGATTACTTCCATTCTGACAGTGAAATTTATCGTGGCCTCTCGGTAATTGATAAACAGTTGGGCGGCACAGCAACGCTGGAAATTATTATCGATGCGCCAAAAGTGGCAGCATCTGAAGCTCCGGTAGCGGGTGAAGCAGAGGAAGATCCATTTGCAGAACCTGCAGCTAAACCACAAGCAGATGCGGCGGAATCTGATGATCCTTTTGCTGATGTAAGTAGTGCAGGCGAAACAAAGCCAAAAGTTAATAGTTACTGGTTTAGCGTTAGTGGGTTGGATCAAATCAAACAACTACATGATTATTTAGAAAGCTTGCCAGAAGTCGGCAAGGTGCAATCTTTGGCAATTAGCTATCAGGTTGCGCAGGATATTAACGGGGGCAAATTAAATGATTTTGAATTGGGCGTTATGCGTAGTGCCTTGTCCAAAGACATCCAGAATATTTTGATTGCACCTTACTTGTCCGATGAAAAGCAACAAGCGCGCATTACTCTACGTGTAAAAGAAACTACACCAAATTTGCGTCGCGCTGAACTGGTGGAGCGGATTCGTCATTACGCCATCGATGAAGCCAAGTTGCAGCCTGAACAAGTTCACTTCACCGGCATGTTGACACTGTATAACAATATGTTGGCGAGCTTGTTTGAATCGCAAATCAAAACCATCTTTGTGGTATTTATTTCTATTGTGTTGATGATGCTCTTGTTGTTCCGTTCATTGAGTATTGCCTTGATTGCAATATTCCCGAATATTTTGGCGGCGGGTATTGTGTTGGGCGGAATGGGCTTGGCAAAAATCCCTATGGATATGATGACGACTACAATTGCAGCAATTGTAGTGGGTGTAGGTGTGGATCAGGCGATTCAATATATTTACCGCTTTAAAGAAGAGTTTGCACAATGCGGAAATTACATTGAGTCTATGCATCGCTCACATGCATCAATTGGTCGCGCCATGTTCTATTCGTCGGCGACTATTGTGATTGGTTTTTCGATTCTTGCGCTTTCACAATTTATCCCTTCAATATATTTTGGTGTCCTAACTTCATTCGCCATGTTCACTGCGATTATCGGCACTTTAACTTTGTTGCCGAAATTAATTCTGATGTTTAAGCCTTTGGGTGCAGAAAAGGTGTAA
- the holA gene encoding DNA polymerase III subunit delta, giving the protein MAKLRPEQLGSALTKSLAPIYIVTGEEPLLIQETCDAIRAAARKAGFVERDLYHADNHFDWSQVLASANSMSLFADKKIIEVRVPNGKPGDKGGKVLQEYAQSPSSDNLLLVITEKVDSATQKSKWFSALENQGVHIQHWPVTAENLSHWIGVRLKQAGLQADSNAIDLLASRIEGNLLAAVQEIEKLKLLAPGNVINMELMASVVADSARYDVFGLSDKALHGDARGAVKTLHGLKSEGTEAIAVLWALTRDIRSLVQISQMTSQGKNFDWAAKQSGVWDKKQPLFRSALQRLKPAHLQQLLRKANGIDKAVKGMRDAEPWDELLDLVLNLAGVQSLHPANEKLSLKI; this is encoded by the coding sequence ATGGCAAAACTGCGCCCTGAACAACTGGGCAGCGCGCTCACTAAAAGTTTAGCGCCCATTTATATTGTTACGGGCGAAGAACCGCTGCTTATTCAAGAGACCTGCGATGCCATTCGCGCCGCAGCGCGCAAAGCCGGTTTTGTTGAGCGCGATTTGTATCATGCCGATAATCATTTTGATTGGAGCCAGGTTTTAGCCTCAGCGAATAGCATGTCGTTATTTGCCGACAAAAAGATTATTGAAGTGCGCGTTCCCAACGGCAAGCCCGGCGATAAGGGCGGCAAGGTTTTACAGGAATATGCGCAATCGCCCTCTTCCGATAATTTGCTTTTGGTCATCACCGAAAAAGTTGACAGTGCCACACAAAAATCCAAATGGTTTAGCGCACTGGAAAATCAGGGTGTACATATTCAACACTGGCCGGTCACTGCAGAAAACTTATCCCACTGGATCGGCGTGCGTTTAAAGCAAGCCGGCCTGCAGGCCGATAGCAATGCTATTGATTTACTCGCCTCACGCATTGAAGGCAACCTGCTCGCCGCGGTACAAGAAATTGAAAAACTGAAATTACTCGCACCCGGCAATGTCATTAACATGGAACTTATGGCGAGTGTTGTGGCAGATAGTGCACGTTACGATGTTTTCGGACTGTCTGATAAAGCCTTACACGGTGACGCACGCGGCGCAGTAAAAACCTTGCACGGATTAAAATCTGAAGGCACCGAGGCTATTGCGGTGCTTTGGGCACTCACGCGCGATATCCGCAGCCTGGTGCAAATCTCGCAGATGACCAGCCAAGGCAAAAACTTTGACTGGGCCGCAAAACAATCTGGCGTTTGGGATAAAAAACAACCCCTCTTTCGCAGCGCACTACAACGTTTGAAACCAGCACATCTACAGCAATTACTCCGCAAAGCTAATGGTATTGATAAAGCGGTTAAAGGTATGCGCGATGCAGAACCTTGGGATGAGCTGCTCGATTTAGTGCTCAACCTCGCAGGCGTGCAAAGCTTGCATCCCGCCAATGAAAAGCTAAGCTTAAAAATATAA
- a CDS encoding SelT/SelW/SelH family protein, whose protein sequence is MTISNDLSPESTNSVNKVIIHYCNQCRWMLRSAWLAQELLSTFDGDLHEVTLKPGTGGVFEVWLNGVLIWERKRDDGFPEAKELKVRVRDLLWPEKPLGHIDGHKKNAD, encoded by the coding sequence ATGACCATTTCGAATGACTTGTCGCCTGAATCAACTAATTCTGTGAATAAAGTGATTATTCACTACTGCAATCAATGTCGCTGGATGCTTCGTTCAGCGTGGTTAGCCCAGGAACTGCTTTCCACCTTTGACGGTGATTTACACGAAGTTACCCTCAAGCCGGGTACCGGTGGTGTATTTGAGGTATGGCTTAATGGAGTACTGATTTGGGAGCGCAAGCGCGACGATGGTTTCCCCGAAGCCAAGGAGTTGAAAGTTCGCGTGCGCGATTTACTTTGGCCGGAGAAACCTTTGGGTCATATCGACGGTCACAAGAAAAACGCAGATTAG
- a CDS encoding GDSL-type esterase/lipase family protein — MRRQQLLSAIAASAALIIASACSFAGEDRTPSGTNPTPRTQEFSWMSVDTWNKMYAEDIAVAKQGGVDLLFVGDSITAGWNWDIWQKNFSQYHPANFGIGGDHTGNLLWRLKYGQAEKLKPKVVVMLIGVNNFGHLNETPQQVADGITANIKLLRKIYPNAKILVNGVFPFEEQATSPKRAMVKEANALVAKLDDNKHIFVKDYGPLLLQADGNISKEVMGDFLHPTAKGYQIWADAMLPDIQQLMK; from the coding sequence ATGAGACGGCAACAACTCCTATCCGCTATTGCAGCAAGTGCTGCATTGATTATTGCAAGTGCATGTAGCTTCGCCGGCGAAGACCGCACTCCATCTGGCACCAACCCTACGCCACGCACCCAGGAGTTTTCCTGGATGTCCGTAGATACCTGGAACAAAATGTACGCCGAAGATATTGCCGTTGCAAAACAAGGCGGTGTAGATCTGTTATTTGTGGGCGACTCTATTACCGCTGGTTGGAATTGGGATATTTGGCAAAAGAATTTTTCACAATATCACCCCGCTAATTTTGGAATAGGTGGTGACCACACTGGCAACTTGCTCTGGCGATTAAAATACGGTCAGGCAGAAAAATTAAAACCTAAAGTAGTCGTTATGCTTATTGGGGTAAATAACTTCGGGCATTTGAACGAAACCCCACAACAAGTAGCCGACGGCATTACCGCCAACATCAAATTACTTCGTAAAATTTACCCCAACGCAAAAATTCTAGTCAATGGCGTATTTCCCTTCGAAGAGCAAGCAACAAGCCCCAAACGTGCAATGGTAAAAGAAGCTAATGCGCTCGTAGCCAAACTCGATGACAACAAACATATTTTTGTTAAAGATTACGGACCACTACTGTTGCAGGCAGACGGAAACATTTCGAAAGAAGTTATGGGAGATTTTCTGCACCCCACTGCAAAAGGCTACCAAATTTGGGCAGATGCCATGCTACCCGACATTCAGCAGCTGATGAAATAA
- a CDS encoding MFS transporter, giving the protein MASAPNVKHPLLWVPTGYFTMALAYMTLTSVSAIMFKNLGLDNGTAAEYASYLILAYTIKPLFAPFVEMYKTKKFFVLCAQIIVGAGFLGVALAMSLPNYMLILMTLFFILSFVGATQDIASDGVYVTSLDSKAQSLYCGVQSLSWNIGPIVAMGGLVYLSGKLHTEYFHHDAAVFGSDWIDSWRIIFFIVAGITILMAFWHMRFMPEGARAENTPKSTKEAALILWDSFVTLLQKKDIWIMLAFAFLFRLSIGFLEKIGPFFMVDPIEKGGLGLTNEALGIVYGTYGLAAVVLGSLLGGMFVAKRGLKPTLFLLCCAINIPNVTFLIMSIYQPSDLVVITAGVAIEKFFFGFGSVGFMIYLMQQLAPGKYTTTHYAFGTGLMGLCMMVTGAISGHLQEYMGYINYFVFVMIATIPSFIVCWLAPFHQKDNA; this is encoded by the coding sequence ATGGCCTCAGCCCCTAACGTGAAACACCCCTTGTTATGGGTGCCAACTGGTTACTTCACCATGGCACTCGCGTACATGACACTTACCAGTGTCAGCGCCATCATGTTTAAAAACCTCGGACTTGATAACGGAACTGCCGCAGAATATGCGAGCTACCTGATTCTTGCTTACACTATCAAACCTTTATTTGCCCCCTTTGTTGAAATGTACAAAACCAAAAAGTTCTTTGTGTTGTGTGCACAGATAATTGTTGGCGCGGGTTTTTTAGGCGTAGCACTTGCCATGAGTTTGCCTAACTACATGCTTATTCTTATGACTCTATTTTTTATATTGTCATTTGTGGGCGCAACCCAGGACATAGCCTCAGATGGTGTATATGTCACCTCACTAGACAGCAAAGCTCAATCGCTCTACTGCGGTGTACAAAGCTTGAGTTGGAATATAGGTCCGATTGTAGCGATGGGTGGCCTTGTCTACCTCAGCGGCAAATTACACACCGAGTATTTTCACCATGACGCAGCTGTTTTTGGGTCTGATTGGATTGATTCATGGCGCATTATTTTCTTCATAGTGGCAGGCATTACAATTCTCATGGCCTTTTGGCACATGCGTTTTATGCCAGAGGGTGCCAGAGCAGAAAACACGCCGAAATCTACCAAAGAAGCAGCACTGATTTTGTGGGACTCATTCGTTACCTTGCTCCAAAAGAAAGATATTTGGATCATGTTGGCATTTGCCTTCCTGTTTCGTTTGAGTATCGGTTTTCTGGAAAAAATTGGTCCCTTCTTTATGGTGGACCCCATCGAAAAAGGTGGGTTGGGTTTAACTAATGAAGCCTTGGGTATTGTCTATGGAACCTATGGTCTTGCGGCAGTGGTTCTTGGCTCATTGCTGGGTGGTATGTTTGTGGCAAAAAGAGGCTTAAAACCTACCCTCTTCTTACTTTGCTGTGCCATTAACATCCCCAACGTCACTTTTCTTATTATGAGCATCTACCAACCCAGTGATCTTGTAGTAATCACCGCTGGCGTCGCCATTGAGAAGTTCTTTTTCGGCTTTGGATCTGTAGGCTTTATGATTTACTTGATGCAGCAATTGGCTCCGGGTAAATACACTACGACCCATTATGCATTTGGCACTGGCTTGATGGGTCTGTGCATGATGGTGACAGGAGCAATAAGCGGCCATCTGCAGGAATACATGGGCTACATCAACTATTTTGTTTTTGTAATGATTGCAACCATCCCCTCGTTTATTGTTTGTTGGCTTGCGCCTTTCCATCAAAAGGACAACGCTTAA
- the ppa gene encoding inorganic diphosphatase, whose translation MSFEKVPAGKSLPDDFYVVIEIPLNSSIKYEIDKDADALFVDRLVSTPMHYPANYGYIPQTLCGDGDAADVLVLFPEPVQAGSVIRCRPIAVLKMTDEAGEDAKILAVPHDKLTKLYSNVKSLSDLPEIVPQQIAHFFEHYKDLEKGKWVKVEGWGDLEAARTEILNAEAAYKAAQK comes from the coding sequence ATGAGTTTTGAAAAAGTACCGGCGGGCAAAAGCCTCCCAGACGACTTCTATGTAGTTATTGAAATCCCTTTGAATAGCTCAATCAAATACGAAATCGACAAAGATGCCGACGCGTTGTTTGTAGATCGTTTAGTAAGCACACCAATGCACTACCCAGCTAACTACGGCTATATCCCACAAACATTGTGTGGCGATGGCGACGCAGCTGACGTATTGGTACTTTTCCCGGAACCAGTGCAGGCAGGTTCAGTAATTCGCTGCCGCCCAATCGCGGTATTGAAAATGACCGATGAAGCGGGTGAAGATGCAAAAATCCTCGCCGTACCGCACGACAAATTGACCAAGCTTTACAGCAACGTTAAATCCCTGAGCGACTTGCCGGAAATCGTTCCACAACAAATTGCACACTTCTTTGAACACTACAAAGATTTGGAAAAAGGTAAGTGGGTAAAAGTTGAAGGCTGGGGCGACCTGGAAGCGGCACGCACAGAAATTCTGAATGCCGAAGCAGCCTATAAAGCAGCACAAAAATAA
- a CDS encoding FHA domain-containing protein: MLKLHFKDNRQPAFWVTEKLYCIGSANDNQLVIPDPSVDALHAKLFVEDNKYVLKDNNSTSGCFINGQRVTQKEILPGDIVRFGNAELIVLDPRKLHDDEPLQAAPWRLVSDSSWLPGKTFIIMPEKSVIIGRTEKCDITIPGTHLSRRHTELRIQGSTLLVKDLGSSNGTFLNDRQITEATAQNGDRLRLDVYTFRLVAPDVDGHKTRIRASIDTISKPVERKQTSSEPKRWKTRPTSPGNRTEPTYEESSSRYWKWVLIGVAVVVLAMIAIKLLW; encoded by the coding sequence ATGCTCAAACTCCACTTCAAGGATAACCGCCAACCCGCGTTTTGGGTGACGGAGAAGTTATATTGCATTGGCTCCGCAAATGACAACCAACTGGTAATCCCCGACCCAAGTGTTGACGCATTACACGCCAAACTTTTTGTTGAGGATAATAAGTACGTACTTAAAGACAATAACAGTACCAGCGGCTGCTTTATTAATGGCCAGCGTGTTACCCAAAAAGAAATCCTGCCCGGCGATATAGTTCGCTTTGGTAATGCCGAACTCATAGTGCTGGACCCCCGCAAACTTCACGACGATGAACCCTTGCAGGCCGCGCCCTGGCGACTAGTTTCCGACAGCAGTTGGCTGCCGGGTAAAACCTTTATCATCATGCCCGAGAAGTCCGTTATTATCGGCCGCACCGAAAAGTGCGACATCACCATTCCCGGCACCCATCTCTCCCGTCGCCACACTGAGTTGCGCATTCAAGGTTCAACCCTTTTGGTTAAGGACCTGGGTTCATCTAATGGGACTTTTTTAAACGACCGACAAATTACCGAGGCAACCGCCCAAAATGGCGATCGTTTGCGCCTTGATGTATACACATTCCGCTTGGTCGCACCGGATGTTGATGGCCACAAAACCCGCATTCGTGCCTCTATAGATACTATAAGCAAACCGGTTGAGCGCAAACAAACCAGCAGCGAGCCCAAGCGCTGGAAAACCCGGCCTACTTCCCCAGGCAATCGCACAGAGCCAACCTACGAGGAATCTTCGTCGCGCTATTGGAAATGGGTGTTAATCGGTGTAGCCGTGGTTGTTTTAGCCATGATTGCAATCAAACTCTTGTGGTAG